One window from the genome of Gemmatimonadaceae bacterium encodes:
- a CDS encoding TerC family protein has product MTIATSIWFWVGFIAFVLAMLALDLGVFHRDGHEVRPREAALWTVLWVILALLFALLLRVFEQPGTAITFLTGYVLEESLSADNIFVIALIFAYFGVPKRAHHRVLFYGILGALVLRGLFIWVGALLLARFEWILYVFGALLVFTGARMAFHDDSAEFDGEKNFVVRLTRRLVPLSPHYDGTRFFTREGVRRVATPLLLVLVLVEITDLAFAIDSIPAIFGVTRDPFLVFTSNIFAVLGLRSLFFLLVSVIDRFHLLKYGLALILTFIGVKMLADHWVTVPTGVSLSVILAVLAVSVGASLLWPRKHPAAE; this is encoded by the coding sequence GTGACCATCGCCACCAGCATCTGGTTCTGGGTGGGCTTCATCGCGTTCGTGCTCGCGATGCTCGCCCTCGACCTAGGCGTCTTCCACCGCGACGGCCACGAGGTGCGCCCGCGCGAGGCGGCCCTGTGGACGGTGCTCTGGGTGATCCTGGCCCTGCTGTTCGCGCTCCTGCTGCGCGTGTTCGAGCAGCCGGGCACGGCGATCACCTTCCTCACGGGCTACGTGCTCGAGGAGTCGCTGAGCGCCGACAACATCTTCGTGATCGCGCTCATCTTCGCCTATTTCGGCGTGCCCAAGCGCGCACATCATCGCGTGCTGTTCTACGGCATCCTGGGAGCGCTGGTGCTGCGCGGGCTGTTCATCTGGGTGGGCGCGCTGCTGCTCGCCCGCTTCGAATGGATTCTCTACGTGTTCGGCGCGCTGCTCGTGTTCACGGGCGCCCGCATGGCCTTTCACGACGACTCGGCGGAGTTCGACGGCGAGAAGAACTTCGTGGTCCGCCTCACCCGCCGCCTGGTGCCGCTCAGCCCCCACTACGACGGCACGCGATTCTTCACGCGCGAGGGCGTGCGCCGCGTGGCCACCCCGCTGCTGCTCGTCCTGGTGCTCGTGGAGATCACCGACCTGGCGTTCGCCATCGATTCGATCCCGGCCATCTTCGGCGTCACGCGCGACCCGTTCCTGGTCTTCACGTCGAACATCTTCGCGGTGCTGGGGCTGCGCTCGCTCTTCTTCCTGCTGGTGAGCGTGATCGACCGCTTCCACCTGCTCAAATACGGGCTGGCGCTGATCCTCACCTTCATCGGCGTGAAGATGCTCGCCGACCACTGGGTGACGGTGCCCACGGGCGTGTCGCTGTCGGTGATCCTGGCGGTGCTGGCGGTGTCCGTGGGGGCGTCGCTGCTCTGGCCCAGAAAGCACCCGGCCGCCGAATGA